From the Zymomonas mobilis subsp. pomaceae ATCC 29192 genome, the window CGAGTCTAGTTCACCCACCGCTGCCCCGTGGGCACATTTGACGTCATCCGCGTAAATTTCCAATTCCGGTTTCATGTTAACCGTGGCCTGACGGGAGAGGAGCAATCCTTTCAGTGATTGCTCTCCATCACTTTTTTGGGCCCCTGAAGCAACCTCAGTGCGCACGGCCAGACTGACGGTAGATTTATCATCGGCTAACGCGCGTAATTTCTGACGACTGCTACATTCCGGCGCTGAATGACGGGTAACCAGCATAACATCATGATGTTGGGATTTTTTGGCTAAAAAAGCGCCGCCACTCAGAACCGTAGCGCCGTTCGCGATCAGGTCAAATCGTTGATCGACACGGCTATCGGCCCCTTCACACCCCATCCAATCTGTGGCGAGGGTAGCCGCCCTTCCGATTTCACCTTCTTCCACTAAAGAGGTAAAACCACTATCAGCGCATAATCGAGCCAGTCGATGGAGCTGGGCATCTTTTCCTAAATTAAAATAAGAAAAGCGATTGCCCCAGCCATGGCCTGCATAGGTTTCAATCAAGGTAGCGGATACATTATCCGCTAATCGGATAGAGGACGGTAAATGATAGCTTCCCCCACTACCCAGATATAAAACTTCGATAGGTTGATGATAGGACTGTTCAAGATGCAAAGTCCATCCTGTTTGTCCTTGCGTCATAAGGGCTAATGGATTTTTACTATCCTCTTTTACGGATTGAATAGTGATAGGACCGGGATTGCTCTTTTCTGCCTGATACACACCATCAATAAATAAAAGTTTAGGGCCTTCTAAATCAGACCATAAAGACAAGTAGTCAGGTAATGGAAAGCCTCCATGAGGCTCCTGGGATAGGGGCTCTAAAATGTCGAGTTTGGACCAACGCCAATCTTCTTCATTTTGGGAAGGCAAATTCAATTTGGCTACCGGTGGGGCTTCTTTCAGATGAACAGATCCAATCATGCTACGAGCTCCCCATAGCCTTCCCGCTCTAATTCCAAAGCGAGTTCTGGCCCACCAGAACGGATAATCTGGCCATTGGCTAAAACATGGACGAAATCAGGTTTTACATGATCCAATAAGCGCTGATAATGCGTAATCAACAAAACAGAACGATCAGGACGGCGCATCACCCGATTGATGCTTTCACTGACAATCCGTAAAGCATCAATATCAAGACCGGAATCCGTTTCATCAAGAATGGCCAATTTAGGTTCCAAAAGCGCCATCTGCATCATCTCATTGCGCTTTTTCTCACCACCAGAAAATCCGACATTAACAGGGCGTTTTAGCATCTCCTGATTGATGCCAAGAGCCTTGGCCTCATTACGGGCGATTTTGATAAACTCCCCTGCTGATATTTCTTCTTCACCGCGCGTCTTCCGTTGTGCATTAGCCGCGGCACGTAGAAATTGCAGGTTAGAGACACCCGCGATTTCAACGGGGTATTGAAAACCTAGGAACAATCCGGCGGCGGCTCTTTCATGGGGTTCTAGGGCTAATAAATCCTTGCCCATGAAAGTGGCCGATCCCCCCGTTACCGTGTAACCGGGTTTGCCCGAAAGGACATAGGATAACGTCGATTTACCTGCCCCATTAGGCCCCATAATCGCATGGATTTCACCCGCGCCAATAGATAAATTGAGGCCTTTTAAAATCTGTTTATTATCGATTTCAGCGCGAAGATCACGAATATCTAACATCTTGTTCATTATTTTCTCCTGTCAGCCAACCGCGCCTTCAAGGCTGATACCCAGTAATTTTTGGGCTTCGATTGCGAATTCCATCGGCAATTTTTGTAAAACTTCACGGGCAAAGCCGTTAACAATCAAGGCTACGGCCTCGTCTTCATTCAAGCCTCGCTGTCTGGCATAAAAAAGTTCGTCATCAGAAATTTTTGAAGTTGTAGCCTCATGCTCGATCTTAGCCGTAGGGTTTCTAACCTCAATATAAGGGATAGTATGGGCACCGCATTTTTCGCCGATAAGTAAAGAGTCGCATCGGGTAAAGTTACGGACATTTTCGGCGGCACTGCCTACTTTTACCAAGCCACGATAAGTATTGTCAGAATGACCGGCAGAGATACCCTTCGAAATAATAGTTGATCGACTATTTTTCCCGATATGAATCATCTTGGTACCGGTGTCGGCCTGTTGGTAATTATTCGTCAGTGCGACTGAATAAAATTCACCCACAGACTCCTCCCCTTTCAAAATACAGGAAGGATATTTCCATGTAATGGCAGAACCCGTTTCAACTTGCGTCCAACTTACTTTAGAACGCGCACCATCACAAAGGGCTCGCTTAGTCACAAAGTTGTAAATACCGCCCCGGCCGTTTTCATCACCTGGATACCAGTTTTGTACGGTAGAATAGCGCACTTCAGCATCTTCATGGGCAAAAATTTCAACAACGGCGGCATGAAGTTGATTTTCGTCCCGTTGGGGGGCGGTGCAGCCTTCGAGATAAGAAACATAAGCCCCCTTATCAGCGACAATTAAAGTGCGTTCAAATTGTCCGGTATTAGCTGCATTGATCCGAAAATAGGTAGAAAGCTCCATCGGGCAACGGACACCTTCTGGAATATAGACAAAGGTACCATCCGAAAAAACGGCGCTATTCAAAGCCGTAAAATAATTATCCCGTACGGGGACGACACGCCCAAGATAACGTTTAATCAATTCTGGATAGGTACGAATAGCTTCTGAAATCGATAAGAAGACAACCCCGACTTCCTGTAGCTTTGAGCGAAAGGTTGTTGCCACCGATACAGAGTCAAAAACAGCATCGACGGCTACTTCGCGAGCACCGACCACACCGGCTAAAACTTTTTGTTCCTCAATTGGAATACCTAATTTTTCATAGGTACTTAAAATTTCTGGATCGATTTCATCAAGTGATTCAACCGTTGGTTTTGCTTTCGGCGCGGCATAATAATAGGCATCTTGATAGTCGATTTTAGGCAGTTTTAATTTTGCCCATTCCGGCATTTCCATTTCAAGCCAGCGCTTATAAGCCTCTAATCGCCAGTTAAGCATCCATTCCGGCTCTTCTTTTTTAGCCGAGATAAAACGAACAATATCTTCATTTAACCCTTTAGGGGCGAATTCCTGCTCAACATTGGAAGAGAAGCCCCATTCATAACGATCATTGCGAGCCAGCGCCTCAAGGGCGGCTTCATTTTTGGTTTCACTCATTATGCTGCTCCCGCAAGACTTTTAAGTGTTATACTTTTAAGGGCATTTTTGACGGCTTGATTCACCGCTGGCCAATGTGAACGCATCTCACATTCAGCCGCAAGCCTGCAAAACGGTACGCTATCATCCATACAAACAGTCATCGCGATTGGCCCTTCTACGGCTTCCACAATATCAGCAAGATTTATTTCCTCTGAAGGTCGGGCCAGGGTAAAACCACCGCCGACACCTCTTAACGAAACCAAGAGATGGGTTGCCGCCAAGCGGCCCATCAATTTTTGTACCGTTGGCAAGG encodes:
- a CDS encoding SufD family Fe-S cluster assembly protein yields the protein MIGSVHLKEAPPVAKLNLPSQNEEDWRWSKLDILEPLSQEPHGGFPLPDYLSLWSDLEGPKLLFIDGVYQAEKSNPGPITIQSVKEDSKNPLALMTQGQTGWTLHLEQSYHQPIEVLYLGSGGSYHLPSSIRLADNVSATLIETYAGHGWGNRFSYFNLGKDAQLHRLARLCADSGFTSLVEEGEIGRAATLATDWMGCEGADSRVDQRFDLIANGATVLSGGAFLAKKSQHHDVMLVTRHSAPECSSRQKLRALADDKSTVSLAVRTEVASGAQKSDGEQSLKGLLLSRQATVNMKPELEIYADDVKCAHGAAVGELDSQALFYLESRGIAPEDAKELLVQSFILEAFVSKPDSALYSIWLNDAEHWAGEK
- the sufC gene encoding Fe-S cluster assembly ATPase SufC, yielding MLDIRDLRAEIDNKQILKGLNLSIGAGEIHAIMGPNGAGKSTLSYVLSGKPGYTVTGGSATFMGKDLLALEPHERAAAGLFLGFQYPVEIAGVSNLQFLRAAANAQRKTRGEEEISAGEFIKIARNEAKALGINQEMLKRPVNVGFSGGEKKRNEMMQMALLEPKLAILDETDSGLDIDALRIVSESINRVMRRPDRSVLLITHYQRLLDHVKPDFVHVLANGQIIRSGGPELALELEREGYGELVA
- the sufB gene encoding Fe-S cluster assembly protein SufB, with amino-acid sequence MSETKNEAALEALARNDRYEWGFSSNVEQEFAPKGLNEDIVRFISAKKEEPEWMLNWRLEAYKRWLEMEMPEWAKLKLPKIDYQDAYYYAAPKAKPTVESLDEIDPEILSTYEKLGIPIEEQKVLAGVVGAREVAVDAVFDSVSVATTFRSKLQEVGVVFLSISEAIRTYPELIKRYLGRVVPVRDNYFTALNSAVFSDGTFVYIPEGVRCPMELSTYFRINAANTGQFERTLIVADKGAYVSYLEGCTAPQRDENQLHAAVVEIFAHEDAEVRYSTVQNWYPGDENGRGGIYNFVTKRALCDGARSKVSWTQVETGSAITWKYPSCILKGEESVGEFYSVALTNNYQQADTGTKMIHIGKNSRSTIISKGISAGHSDNTYRGLVKVGSAAENVRNFTRCDSLLIGEKCGAHTIPYIEVRNPTAKIEHEATTSKISDDELFYARQRGLNEDEAVALIVNGFAREVLQKLPMEFAIEAQKLLGISLEGAVG
- a CDS encoding SUF system Fe-S cluster assembly regulator, with amino-acid sequence MRLSNLTDYAVIMLREVANNMSDVKCLTTQVMAEKTGIPLPTVQKLMGRLAATHLLVSLRGVGGGFTLARPSEEINLADIVEAVEGPIAMTVCMDDSVPFCRLAAECEMRSHWPAVNQAVKNALKSITLKSLAGAA